From the genome of Amycolatopsis camponoti:
ACGGACGCGCCGGCGTCGGTCAGCCAGGCGTTGCGGCCCTCGCTGTCGGTTTCGTAGTGCAGGTTGAGCCGCAGCCGCCGGACGACCTTCGCGACCTCTTCGTCGGCATCGGTGTGGTCGATCGAGCCGGCCATCACCAGCGGGACGCGGGCCTCGTCGACCAGCACCGAGTCCGCCTCGTCGACGATCGCGACCTCGGGGTCGGGCTGGACCAGGTCGTCGACCGCGGTGACCAGCCGGTCGCGCAGGACGTCGAAGCCGATCTCGGCGACGGCGCCGTACGTGACGTCCTTGTGGTAGGCCTCGCGACGCTCCTCACGGGAGTGCGCGGGCTCGACCCACCCGACCGACACGCCGAGCAGGGCGTACACCGGGCCCATCCACTCCGCGTCGCGCCGGGCGAGGTAGTCGTTGACCGTGACGACGTGGACCCGCTTCCCGCGGATCGCGTAGCCGGCCGCGGCCAGCGCGCCGGCGAGCGTCTTGCCCTCACCGGTCTCCATCTGGACGACGTGCTTGCTGAGCAGGCCCATCGTGCCGAGGATCTGGACGTCGAACGCGCGCTCACCGAGGGCCCGCCGCGCGGCCTCGCGGCCGAGCGCGCAGATCTCGATCAGGTGGTTGTCGCCGAAAGCGGTGTCCTTCAGCTTCTCGCGGAGCTCGCCCGCCCGCTCGGTCAGCTCTTCGTCGGAGAGCTTCTCGAGCTCGGGTTCGAGCTTCTCGACCGCGGGCAGCAGTGCTTCGTAGCGGATCAGCTCGACGCTGCCCGGCCGCTGGATGATCCGGCGGAGCTTCTTGCCCACCCGGCTGATCAGTGCTGCCACCCCTGGTCTCCCGTTCTCTCTCGCTCGACCGGCCTGCCCCACCCAACGTGGCGGTGGTGCGTTCGAGTTCCGCGGCCGGATGGGACGATCCAACCGTGTTCCCTCATCCCAGCGCCAGGTCCGGTCGTCGCCGGATCACCGCAATTGCGACATCCGTGCTGATCGCGGCCTCGCTGGCCGCCTGCACGTCCACAGGCAAGCCGGCACCGGTCGCGCCGACGACCGAGTCGCACCCGCCGTCCGGGCCCGTCCCCGCCGGTCTGGAGCGGTTCTACGGCCAGAGCCTGAGCTGGGGCGAGTGCGCACCTTACGCGACGTCGGAAGACGCCCGGTCGGCGTTCCAGGCGAAGGACCTCCAGTGCGCCCGGCTGACCGTGCCGCTGGACTACGCCAAGCCGGCCGGCGACACCATCACGCTGGGCCTGCTCCGCCACAAGGCGACCGACGACGGTTCCCGGATCGGGTCGCTCGTGGTCAACCCCGGCGGCCCGGGCGCGTCGGGCATGGTCGCGGCCGCCGGGCTGGTCAAGCCGACGACGAGCACCGGCCTGGCCAAGCGCTTCGACCTGGTCGGCTTCGACCCGCGGGGGATCGGCGCCAGCCAGCCGGCCATCCACTGCCTCACGGATCAGGAGCGCGACGCCGACCGCGCCGACGACAGCGAGACGGACGGCTCGCCGGGCGGCGTGCTCAAGCAGGAGTCGCAGGAGAAGGACTTCGCGGAGAAGTGCGCCCAGCGCACCGACGACGGCACCGGGATGCTGGCCAACGTCGGCACCCGGGACGTCGTCAAGGACCTGGACGTCCTGCGCTCGGTCCTCGGCGACGAAAAGCTCACCTATCTGGGCTACTCCTACGGCACCCGGATCGGGTCGGCCTACGCCGAGGCGTTCCCGAAGAACGTCCGCGCGATGATCCTCGACGGCGCAGTCGACCCGGAGCAGGACGCGGTCGAGTCGCTGGTCGCCCAGGGCCAGGGCTTCGGGACGGCGTTCACGCAGTTCGCGAAGTCGTGCACCGCCCAGCAGGACTGCGCGCTCGGCCAGGACGCCGGCGCCGCGGTCAAGGTGTTCCAGGACCTCGTCCGGCCGCTGATCGACTTCCCGGTCCCGGTCGGCGACGGCCGCAAGCTCTCCTACGAGGACGCGACCACCGGCGTCATCCAGGCGCTCTACCAGGAGAGTCTCTGGGACGTCCTGAACACCGGCCTCAACGAGCTGAAGCAGCAGCGCGGCGCGACGCTGGAGAAGCTCGCCGACATCTACAACGAGCGCGACTCCACCGGCAAGTACGGCACCACCCAGGACGCCTTCACCGCGATCCGCTGCGTCGACGACCCGCGCGTCACCGATCCGGCCGTGATCCTCAAGGCGCAGGAGGAGTACGTGAAGGTGGCGCCGTTCCTCGACGACGGCCGCCCGGCTTCGGCGGCCCGTGACGCCTGCGCGTTCTGGCCGGTGCCGAACACCTCCGAGCCGCACGTGCCGAACGTCGAAGGCCTGGCGAAGACGCTGGTCATCTCGACGACCAACGACCCGGCGACGCCGTACCAGGCCGGCGTCAACCTCGCGAAGGGCCTGAAGGGCGCGCTGCTCACCTTCGAGGGCACGCAGCACACGGTGTTCCTGCAGGGCGTGAAGTGCGTGGACCAGGCGGGCACGGACTACCTCGTCGACGGCACGGTGCCGCCGGAGGGGACCCGGTGCACCGGGCAGTAGGCCTCGCCGCCCTCGCGGTGCTGCTGGCGGCGTGCACGAGTGCTCCGGCACCCGTGCCGCCGCCCGCGCCGCGACCTCCCGACCTGGGGAAGTTCACCCAGCAGAAGCTCACGTGGACGCCGTGCGGGGACGCGCTGGACTGCGCGCACCTGAGCGTGCCGCTGGACTACGCGGCGCCGGACGGACCGGCGATCACGGTCGGCCTGCTGCGGCACAAGGCCACGAAGTCGCGGATCGGCTCGCTGGTCGTGAACCCGGGCGGCCCGGGCGGTCAGGGCACCTCGACGGCCGCGGCGCTGGCCAAGACACCCGCCGCCGCACCCCTGATCGAGCGCTTCGACCTGGTCGGCTTCGACCCGCGCGGCGTCGGCACGAGCGAACCGC
Proteins encoded in this window:
- a CDS encoding alpha/beta hydrolase, which translates into the protein MLIAASLAACTSTGKPAPVAPTTESHPPSGPVPAGLERFYGQSLSWGECAPYATSEDARSAFQAKDLQCARLTVPLDYAKPAGDTITLGLLRHKATDDGSRIGSLVVNPGGPGASGMVAAAGLVKPTTSTGLAKRFDLVGFDPRGIGASQPAIHCLTDQERDADRADDSETDGSPGGVLKQESQEKDFAEKCAQRTDDGTGMLANVGTRDVVKDLDVLRSVLGDEKLTYLGYSYGTRIGSAYAEAFPKNVRAMILDGAVDPEQDAVESLVAQGQGFGTAFTQFAKSCTAQQDCALGQDAGAAVKVFQDLVRPLIDFPVPVGDGRKLSYEDATTGVIQALYQESLWDVLNTGLNELKQQRGATLEKLADIYNERDSTGKYGTTQDAFTAIRCVDDPRVTDPAVILKAQEEYVKVAPFLDDGRPASAARDACAFWPVPNTSEPHVPNVEGLAKTLVISTTNDPATPYQAGVNLAKGLKGALLTFEGTQHTVFLQGVKCVDQAGTDYLVDGTVPPEGTRCTGQ